The following nucleotide sequence is from Stigmatopora argus isolate UIUO_Sarg chromosome 18, RoL_Sarg_1.0, whole genome shotgun sequence.
ccattgaaggcATCCTATCCATGAACAGAGGGAAGATGGGAAAGCCCTGGCTCCccccttccctccctcacctcccTCCCTTCTTCACGCCCTCCCTCCCACTTTCGGTGGCGCCCGCGCTAGCATTGACGGAGCCCGCTTGTCCTGACCCCACGGACACGCCTGGCGTTTCAGATGTCGGACGAGGCGTTCGCCGGGGTGACGGCGCTGACCTCGCTGCACCTGGAGGGCAACAAACTGCGAACGCTGCCCAAGAGCCTGGACCTGTCGCGGGTGACCAACCTGACGCTGGCCGACAACCCCTGGACGTGCGGCTGCCAGCTGGCGCCGCTGCGCAGGTAAACGCCAACGCGGGCAAGGCGCGGCTTCCCGCGGCCCCCTAACCCTCCACCCGCGCCTGGGCGCAGGTGGATGGACGCCGACGGCCGGAGGGCGACGGACGCCGTGTGCGCTTCGCCGCCGTCGCAGCGGGGCAAGCGGGTCCGGGACAGCTCCGCCTTCGCCGCCTGCCGGGCCCACGAGAACAAGGTCGCCGGTCGCCAGTCGACGGGGGGCGGGGGGGCGACCGACCGGACGCAGGCCGGTCCCGCTTCAATGCTTTCACGCCGGGGCTCCTTCGCCCGTGGCGTTTGACTTCACTGAGGACGGACTGGACCGGACCGGACGCCAAGTCACTTCCTTTCGGGCGACACGCGACTGACTAGCTGGCTGACGGATTGGACGAATTTCTCCGAGTGGGTGGGTCCGCCTCCGTGCCGCCCCAACCCAAGACCCCCCCCTCCCCGCTTGTTCGCTAACAACGCTAAGTGCCGCCCTCCCGAGCTTCAAGTAGCATcagcgtcactcactcactcactcacgttGCTCCTTTGCTCCATTAAAGCAAGCTTGACCACCGTTGCGGACTTTTCTTTCAGCTTTCTTTGTTTGGCGATTGGCTGCCTTATCGTGGACGAATTCTAAATGTGGCGGACGCCTTCCACGTGCACGTCACGATTTGGATTTGGTGTCCGCTACGCGCCGTGGCCTAAAATAGCTTTTCCGTCGACGGGTTTTGGCTCACCGTCACATCCTGGATGCCCAAGACGGAGATGACGTCGCGAACCAGCTCGGGAGGACACGGCGAGCCCGCCACGATGCCTGCGACGGAAAGTCAGCGTGGGATGGTACGGAAGCGGCGGGAAAGAAAatacgtccgtccgtccgtccctcccccctctcctctcctctcctcacCTGCCACCACGGACGAAAGGTCGTACTCGCCGACGTCAGGCTGGCCGATCATGTCCACGTACATGGTGGGCGTCCCGTACACAAAGGTGCACCTGAAAGCAAAAACATCCACAAATGTGTCAAGCCCGTGGCACGGCCGGTACCAAGAAAGAAGGTGCTGACGCCGTGAAACGCCAGCCCTTTTCCACCTTCcctctgctgtgaatttcaaaGGGTCGATGAGGAGCGTAACAACGGAGCGGAGCGTAGCGTAGGGTTAGACTATTTACAAATGAACCACTTTGATTTGAGTGTCAGCGCATTGTCTTTGGTGGCCAAACATGAATGGGAACAGGTGGGAACAGGCAGAAAGGGCAGGCTAGAAGCGTTTCTACCCTTGGAGCGGCAGACGAGCCGCACAAGAACTGCCAAATAGACAGACGTGGCTCAACGAGACTATTGGATACACCTGGGCGAGCAGggcgggggagggggagggggagggggaaacCACAAGGGAAGTCAATGGGCCATCGCAAGAACAGCTCACACAGGGGACAAAAAGCCAAGCCTACAAATGCAGACTAAACCCCCGAAAGCCAAAAGCCTAACACACTCTTCATGCTTTTCTTATTTAGCGTAGCGCTTCATTGACATCGATAGATACTAGAGAGACCGGCCCGGCCAGAAATGGAGTGCAGAAATGTAGAAGAAAACCACGAAGGCCACGCTTACTTCTCGTCCTGAATGGCGGCCAGGTTGCGCTTGCCGCAATACGCCTGCGAAGGGAAGACCAGCGAGATGCCGTGGACGGCCATGCAGACGCCGCCGCCCACCGAGCCGAAGCAGTGGTAGAGAGGCACGGGGAGGCAGACTCGCGTGTTGGGCTGCAAAAAAAATTTGGGGGGGAAACAGCCCGCAACATGAGCAAAGCTGGCCAGGcggacgggcgggcgggcgggccacCTTTCCTGGGTGCTCGCCCGACTCACCTGCCAGTCGAAGCCCACGCGCTTGCCCACGAAAAAGGCGTTGTTGACCACGTTGCGATGCGTCAGCGTGGCGCCTTTGGGCCGGCCCGTGGTTCCCTGGCAACGGAGGCGGCCTTCAATCCGCGAGGGCGCGCCGGTTTACCCGCCGGGCGCCGGCGAGCGCCGGCTTACCGACGTGAAGAGGATGTTGACGGGCAGCTCGCAGGAAATCTCCTTTTGCGCCTCGTGCAGTCGCCGCAGGGAGCGGGCGTCGCCCGCCCCCATCACGTCGTCCAGGTGGAACATTCCGTCCTGCCGGCCGTCCAGGACGATCACCGAGCGAAGGTCGGGAAGTCTGCCGTGGAGAGGGGCCGGCGTGATCACGGAGCCCATTTGGGACGCCCATTCGTCCGTGAAAAGGCAAATCCAATGGCTCTTTTCCACTAGAAAGAGCCAGAATGAGCGGCAGATTTCTGCTAGCTAACGTGCTAGCGTACaacgacaacaaaaaaacagctttgaTTTGGCCTGACTGACTGGGAAATGCCCCCGCACCCCCTCAAAAATCCAGCCAGATTAAAGTGCCACTAGAAATGCGTTTGCCAGGGTGGCGGCGGTGTTACCGGGCGCTGCGGATGTCTCCGGGCGGGCAGGTGGGAATTTCCGGACAGATCAGGCGCAGCATGTCGCAGTAGTTTTGGCTCTTGAAGGCGGCGGGACACACCAGCGCTTTGCAGCCCACCTAAGgagacggatggacggacggacggatgaagaaagacggatggatggacggacggacggacgcccGCCGCAGCTCACCTTCCTGAGCGCAAACTCCGCTTCCTCTGGCCGATAGGCCGGGTTGACCGAGACCTGCGGCGGTGGGATGGGTGGTCATTAGGAAAGGCGACCTCCGCTCATGCGTGGCCGCCACGGAAAAAAACAAGCTCCTTTTATCCATCCGGACCCACCATGATGATGCCGGCCTTGGCCGTGGCGAACTGGAACAGGAGCCACTGGTAGGTGTTGGGCCCCCAGATGCCCAGGCGCTCACCCGGTCGCAGGCCCAGCGCCAGCAGGCCCGAGGCGGCCGTCTCCACCTACGGCCACGGAACAAACGGGCGCGGATCGGACGAGGTAGGTCTGCCgcacgcggcggcggcgacggcggtggCCTCACGTCTCGGTGAAAGTCGGCAAAGGTCTTCCTCACGCCGTCCTCCACGAAGACGGCGGCCTCCCTGTCGGGCCAGGCGTCGGCCGCCCGCGTCAAAGCCTCGCCCACGGTGGCGTCCAGCAGCGAGAAGGACGACGTGCCGTGGGCGTAGCTGGTGGTCAGCGTGGGCACCGTCGGCGGCGTGTCCACGTGGATGGCGCTGCCGTCGGAGGAAAAAGGTATGGACACGGGCCGATACCGAGCTTGGTACGGGTGGCGGTGGTGAAGGTAAGAAAGGATAAACCGACTGGTCCCGAGTCCCTTTCCGAACACCCGCGCCGTCAGACTGGTCACGACACCCGGTCAACCGCACTGACGTCGGGGCACATTTGGACGAAGGAGACGAGACGAGACGGTGAGGTGAAAGTGGCCATCGGTCACCGTGCAAAGCGCCAGGAAGACGTCAGCAAAAGCGCTAGCGCTCGTGTCGGAGGCAACGACTGGTCGCCGCTGAAGCCGGACCCACACAGGCAACGACTGGTCGCCACTGAAGCCGTACCGAGACCGAGTGCACGCTCCTCACAAGGGCGCGTGTTTTGCCCATTTCCAAAGCGCGCACCCGAAGCTGATTTTGGTCGTTGTTTCGTGATGCTTTCTATCACGCGCGCGCATCACAAGTGCCAAGTTTCCTCAGCCAACGTCGGGCGGGCGTGCGATCGTTCGGGGTGCAATCGCTCGAAAAGTTGTGCAAAACTCACCGACGGCTCCCCCAGGTGCACGCACGAAGGAGCGCGGGCGTCTTGGCGAGCAGGAGGAATCTTCGGGACGCCACGTTGGAGATCATGATGGCTGCAACCAAgtaggaagaagaagaaaaaaaacaagaccgacgacgacgacggccaGCTAGCCAGGaaggagaagaaagaaaaaaaaaacagcaacagatCCCAAGCACAGCTCAGCTCAAGCCTGCCAGCAGAGGGTGCGCAAAACGACTCTGATTGGCTAAGGAAAAGTTTATTTGAAAGAGATTGAGAGGTGTGGGAAAGGAATCATCTTGGCTGCAGGTAGCTGCTTCCAAAGGGGCGTGTCCCAGCGCAAATGTTGGCCCGCGACTTCAAGACCAGTGGTGGTAGAGCGCGTGGTACCGCCCCCGCCTGGCCAGGAGCTCCGCATGCGTACCCTCCTCCATCACCGCCCCGTCCTCCAGCAAGACCACGCGGTGCGCTCGCTCGGCGCCGCCCGGACGGTGCGCCACCATCAGGACCGTGACGCCAGCGCCCGCCACCTCCTCCAGGACCTGCGGGCGTCCACCGAAAAGAGGATGAGTCCGTGGCGGGCCCGGGTCGTCaccccggcggcggcggcggccgtccACCCACGGTGTGTTGGGCGCGGACGTCCATCTGGCTGGTGGCCTCGTCCAGGAGGAGAACCCGCGGTCGGCGCACCAGCGCCCGAAGCAGCGCCAGGGTCTGCTTCTCGCCCTCCGACAGgcccgcggcggcggcggcggcctggTCTGTGCGCGGTCCGGACAGAAAGCCAGTGAGACCCCCGGGCCGGCCACTCTGCGGCGACACTTTTCGTACCCGCGTGGCGGTCCGCCTCCAGCTTGGCCAGGAGGTCGTGGGCTCCGATCCTCAGGGCGACCTCTCGCACTCGTCCCAGGTCGCAGTCGCGGGCGTCCAGGCCGTACGCCACGTTGTAAAGCAAAGAGCCGCGCATCAGGACGGGGTTCTGGGGAACCCAAACCACCTGAAAGACACGGCAGGCTAGTGTTTCCTggctttgattttgatttgattttggggGTTTTTGGGTCATCTCTTCGCCCGCTTGCTTGACGAGCCGTCCACTTTGGCTCACGCTAGTCGCTAGTTGCTAGCGATGGCATTAAAATGACGCCGCCGAGACGTACGCCGCACTTGTGTTCGAGAGaaacaaaatattgtttaaaaaggcGTGGGAATGGTATCGGGCGGGGGcccaaaatacggtacctt
It contains:
- the LOC144092914 gene encoding medium-chain acyl-CoA ligase ACSF2, mitochondrial-like; translation: MISNVASRRFLLLAKTPALLRACTWGSRRAIHVDTPPTVPTLTTSYAHGTSSFSLLDATVGEALTRAADAWPDREAAVFVEDGVRKTFADFHRDVETAASGLLALGLRPGERLGIWGPNTYQWLLFQFATAKAGIIMVSVNPAYRPEEAEFALRKVGCKALVCPAAFKSQNYCDMLRLICPEIPTCPPGDIRSARLPDLRSVIVLDGRQDGMFHLDDVMGAGDARSLRRLHEAQKEISCELPVNILFTSGTTGRPKGATLTHRNVVNNAFFVGKRVGFDWQPNTRVCLPVPLYHCFGSVGGGVCMAVHGISLVFPSQAYCGKRNLAAIQDEKCTFVYGTPTMYVDMIGQPDVGEYDLSSVVAGIVAGSPCPPELVRDVISVLGIQDVTIGYGTTENSPVTFCGSPLDGLRRKCHTVGYVMDHTEAKIVDPASGRTLPLGRSGEILIRGYCVMSGYWNDPDQTRECIGKDGWYKTGDMGSLDAFGYCRIDGRIKDMIIRGGENVYPAEIEHFLHAHPKIKEVQVVGVADARMGEEICACVKVKDGDELSEDEVKSFCTGKISHFKIPRYVVLVDSFPLTVTGKVQKRTLRREAQERLGIVQEAQ